The Carassius gibelio isolate Cgi1373 ecotype wild population from Czech Republic chromosome B18, carGib1.2-hapl.c, whole genome shotgun sequence sequence cactcagcacgcgaggctcgttgcaaaatagccaatgcgtttaacagaccagaaatagaagatcctccaataaccaacagttctggtgtttgggtgcactttggatttcctttaagctataatggtgatggcaagagagtggtggataaaaaaacaacggtcgcatctgctacatgacagggtacaccagcgggaataaaataaaaaaaaaacaccagcgggaatacttgaaacatgtcaactcatttacgccgacatcacctcagtgtgtcagtatctggggaaagacgaaaaaaaggagaaacatacacgcaacaaactatccccgcagcatttagaccgaCATTTCCAACGGAttaaaacagggcaaaagacatcaccgcagcgatcggtaggcttcatttacattatagccgcggatatgagaccttactatttaccattcattctgtcatcaccattatagcttacagggaatccaaagtgcacccaaacaccagacctgttggttattggaggatcttctatttctggtctgttaaatgcattagacattttgcaacgagccttcagcgtgtgctgagtgagcgagcgccgtaggggccattcacatatcgcgcctaaaaacgcgtggaaaatgctagtcgcgccgctttctcctcctttccaaagcgctcgggcagaagcgcccctgaggcgtctgcctttgctaagcaacaatgacctgctctctccatgaagatgcggaaatttcagcaaaggataaatggatttgcagctctaaaaatcgcttgcagtagctctgctactaaatgtatttcaaaattgcaatccatatacaactatgatcagcagttccttcatcttggctgagctttcaacgttgttacgggaacggatgaagctgattggttagttcttgtcacatgacccgcggtgcgcttgcgacattctgaaaagttgagatgtttttacattttgctgtatctaaaacgtaccgaaccgtgacatcagtgtatcgtatcgaaccgaactgtgaattttgtgaaccgttacacccctaatatatatatatatatatatatatatatatgtgtgtatatatacagtattgttcaaaataatagcagtacaatgtgactaactagaataatcaaggtttttcgtatatttttttattgctacgtggcaaacaagttaccagtaggttcagtagattctcagaaaacaaatgagacccagcattcatgatatgcacgctcttaaggctgtgcaattgggcaattagttgaattagttgaaaggggtgtgttcaaaaaaatagcagtgtggcattcaatcactgaggtcatcaattttgtgaagaaacaggtgtgaatcaggtggcccctatttaaggatgaagccaacacttgttgaacatgcatttgaaagctgaggaaaatgggtcgttcaagacattgttcagaagaacagcgtactttgattaaaaagttgattagagaggggaaaacctataaagaggtgcaaaaaatgataggctgttcagctaaaatgatctccaatgccttaaaatggagagcaaaaccagagagacgtggaaaaaaacggaagacaaccatcaaaatggatagaagaataaccagaatggcaaaggctcagccaatgatcacctccaggatgatcaaagacagtctggagttacctgtaagtactgtgacagttagaagacgtctgtgtgaagctaatctattttcaagaatcccccgcaaagtccctctgttaaaaaaaaggcatatgcagaagaggttacaatttgccaaagaacacatcaactggcctaaagagaaatggaggaacattttgtggactgatgagagtaaaattgttctttttgggtccaagggccacaggcagtttgtgagacgacccccaaactctgaattcaagccacagtacacagtgaagacagtgaagcatggaggtgcaagcatcatgatatgggcatgtttctcctactatggtgttgggcctatttatcgcataccagggatcatggatcagtttgcatatgttaaaatacttgaagaggtcatgttgccctatgctgaagaggacatgcccttgaaatggttgtttcaacaagacaatgacccaaaacacactagtaaacgggcaaagtcttggttccaaaccaacaaaattaatgttatggagtggccagcccaatctccagaccttaatccaattgagaacttgtggggtgatatcaaaaatgctgtttctgaagcaaaaccaagaaatgtgaatgaattgtggaatgttgttaaagaatcatggagtggaataacagctgagaggtgccacaagttggttgactccatgccacacagatgtcaagcagttttaaaaaactgtggtcatacaactaaatattagtttagtgattcacaggattgctaaatcccagaaaaaaaaaatgtttgtacaaaatagttttgagtttgtacagtcaaaggtagacactgctatttttttgaacacacacctttcaactaattgcccaattgcacagccttaagagcgtgcatatcatgaatgctgggtctcatttgttttctgacaatctactgaacctactggtaacttgtttgccacgtagcaataaaaaatatactaaaaaccttgattattctggttagtcacattgtactgctattattttgaacaatactgtgtatatatatatatatatatatatatgtgtgtgtgtatatatatatatatatatatatatatatatatatatatatatatatatatatatatatatacatacatacatacacacaccggTCTGTCACActccgatcggtctgatggtgatgatgtcacactccgatcggtctgatgatgatgatgtcacactccGATCaatctgatggtgatgatgatgtcacactccgatcggtctgatggtgatgatgtcacactccgatcggtctgatggtgatgtcacatgttgtggatgtattggtaACAGCAGATCTATTCAGATATAAGatcaaacacattaacattgtaaCATTACAATGCCAATCCCTCCAAGAGCTGTCATGATAGGACTCCTATCATGGTAaatttaaagtaatgcattacttcacGAAATTGCTTCAGTGACAACCttacattcatttgtttttgtttactataTATAAACTCATCTTAATAATGTAAAGCAGTCAATGGTGTGCTATTTGCATCAGACGtcagtaaagtgtgtgtgtgtgtgtgtgtgtgtgtgtgagtgaggtcTGTTAACATGAAATTGTGTCATTTGTCAGGAATCTGGCCATGAAACCCAATCAGGCAATCAAGAGTCCAGCTTCAACGGAACGGATGATGAGAAGATCTCACACGTGCCGGACGACACCGCACTGAAGAGCGAGAACGACCGGCTGAAGTCTGTAGCGGAGCAGAGGTGACGCGTTCACTGACTCCTCTGATGCTCCTTTATtcatatttctgatatttataACCAGCACTAAAGCATCACACCAACCGTTATCGATCAGATTCAGAACATCATCCGACTGATAGATGAGATGTTCAGTCGATCAGCGTGTTTCACTGTAGGAGTAGAGATGGTTAGCTCTTTGTCTTCACTAGTGCAGACGTGAagctgaactgtgtgtgtgtgtgtgtgtgtgtgtgtgtctgacagtAAGAAGCTGGAGATGGAGCTGCAGGCGCTGAAGGACAGCAATGCTCATCTGACAGACACGCTGAACGAGGCTAACAGCAAGGCTGAGAGCTGGAAGAGTAAAGTGACCCAGAGCCAGGACGAGAACAACCAGCTGAGGCACAAGGTGAGACGAGCGGAGAAGCAGCGTCTCTCAACAGCTTTAACCACCGGCTACAGAATCACAATCTGTAGTTTGCATTCACTGTCATATTGAGCTCAGGTGTGTGTGATTGAAGAGCTGTAGtgctaacagtgtgtgtgtgtgtgtgtgtgtgtagatctcgGAGCTGGAGGATCAGTGTAAGGAGGTGaatctggagagagagagaaatgctcaGCTGAGTCTCAGAATTCAAGAGCTGGAAGCAGATCTACAGGAAAAAGAACAGgtgagtctctctctcacacacacacacacacacacacacacacacacacacacacatatatatatatatatatatatatatatatataaatatatacatacacccacacacacacacgcacaatctcacattaacacacacacacactctcacacactctcgaATGTATGTCTGAAGAAAATGTGTGTAAGTAAGAGAAcgtggtgtgtatgtgtgagagagtgtatgtTGGAGACGGAGGCAGGTCAGGCGTGATCAGGGTCACGGGGTCACGGGGTCAGGTCTTCATCAGTGTGGAGGATGTAGACGAGGCGGACGCAGAAGTATTTCAGCAAGCTATGtgggtttaaataaataaatattatcatcGAGAAAAGGTTACATGGCCTCGTCCGGTGAGCGAGTTGTGATTTGAGGACGCGGCTCAGCCTCAATCCTGTTGCCAGATACATGTATTATAAGCGttatggattcttttttttttcttctcctttatTTAGGAAGTGAATAAAGTGTGAGGTTGCAAGATAGGGACAGGaatatctttatattattattttcataactcAAGATTTGGACTCattgtggtttatttatttttaggatgttttgtttgtttttcaatatCTGGCAACGCCGGTGTAATTGACAGTAATCAGAAAGGACCAGGTGATTCCTGACAGGATGCCATTTGATAACACAAACATATTGATCATCATGATATATTATCTTTAAGACAGATGTACTGAAGACAGACACAAAGAGGAGAGAATAGTCGCGCAAGCAGAGAAAATACTGTAGGCTACCTGAcagaacaaattaatttaaatatcgaAAGAAAACAATTATGGAATTAGGGTGGGGTGAATCTGAATGTATTTCTGAGGagaactgtcttcagaaaagttttgatGGCATTTTCTTCTTAATCTTACCATCGTTAAATACATATCAAAAGAGTGTTAATTAGCACATGGCTGTGCACAGCAGTAACCCAGGAAACGCTTGATTGCTGCTGATCTACaggcgccacctgctgtcagagattgaATTCGCATTTTCATccgaatcagaaagagctttatcgCTGAGCGTGTTTACACACAGAAGGAATTCGTCTTGATGTCAGGAGCTTCTAGTGCAGAGAGTACAAACATAGTGCAGACATACATATACTTTAGGTAACAAgacactactactactaatattaataaagagtaataattaaatattcattcatcccatctgatgtttttgttttgctgcttcatgttgcatatatttttgtttgtttgtttgtttgtttgtttgtttgtttaaggtTAGTTTGGCCAGTAAcagagcaaaataaacatttaataaatgtaaaaaaaaaaaaaaaaaaattgtgatgagTATGGGAATCAGCTCGtttgatttgtaaaataaataaataaaatcggcaattggaatcctgaaaaaatggaaTTGGAAAGACCTGAAAAAGCATGgttcatttcagttttatcttTGAACTGTTGTATCTATTTGtgcaaaatgttataatttattaCAACACAATGTTAGTCAACAATGAAAACAATAAgtcttatttattgatttattgattgtgGCAAGGCCTGTGAAAATTTTGCCAGAGcaagtaaaaaaatgtaacattggtAGAACATGTAGGTTACATAATGAAATGTTAAAGTTAAAAACTTAAAGTATGTACTTGAAAAGAAAACAGGATGATTTTGAATAGCATCATTGTAAAATTATGAGGAAGAGCTGAACATGTATTTCCCGGTCTGAGTGATTTCCTGCTTAAACAGGAAGTAATGGATACCACAAAAAAAAGGTAGAAATATGTGTCTaaggagaatgtgtgtgtgtgtgtgtgtgtgtgtgtgtgtgtgtgtgtgtgtgtgtgtgtgtgtgagggtgtagAAATGCATGTTTGTGAATGGAGcatgtaagtgtgtgagagtgccagaatgaattatggATTGTATGGCCCCTAAtacactttctcacacacactctcacacacacacacacacgtttgatgGTGTTTTTCAGGAGCTCGAGGACCTGCGCAAACAGGCAGAAACCATCCCGCAGCTCGTGACCAAATGTGAAAGTGTCACGGCCAAACTACAggtgaacaacacacacacacacacacacacacacacacacacacgttcctcTGCTGAGAATCCTCTCTTCTGCTCGTGTTTGAGTCTAAATGAAATTATTTGGTGTTCAGACTGATGACGTGACAGCTGATATAGATTTGCATTTGTGAAGTTGAGTTTTTCTATCGGACTAAAGCAGTGAAATAGCTTTTTCAAATGTCATATATCTGGATTAGAGCTGTATCTGCTCATGTGATTCTAATGTTTGTGATCACTAATCCACAATACAGATGCTGTATGTTCTGTCAATATAAATCTATGCAGTGTTTCTTCAGCTGTCTGCACAGAATATCTTgtgataaacatttaaaacaacccCAAAACCGTATGATCAGCTCTGCAAACACCAAAATAACTCATTAAACATACAGAAAAATGTTTCAGATGCCGTCAGTGTTTGCTGCTCGGATGTGCGTCATGATCCTTGATGAGCTGATTCAGAACAGTAACTTACTAGACAAAGCCAAGAATAGCAACATCGGCTTTATTTAAACATCTTGAATCTGAGGTGTGTGGAAACACGTGAAGATTTAAAAAATCATTGAATCTGAGGGAAAATCATAATTGTGTGAAGAAAAGGAAACACAAACACTGAGCTGTTGTGTTGCTGTATTTCGAGATAAAGCCATGTGCCGAACTGTAGACGTCTGTCTCTGTTTCCCGCGCTGAACTTTAACCTCACGCCAGGAATACTGATGCTGTGAGAATGTGTGAATCTTTGGTTCTGTGTGAGGTTTACTGATGCTGCTAATGTTTTACAGGCTGCAGAAACGGCCAACAGAGGCCTGAGCGAGAAGATGACGCTCCTGCAGAGCGAGATCGACGACAGTCAGCAGAACCAGAAGAACATGAAGAGCGAGCTCAAGAGGTTCATGGACGTTCTGGACGGGAAGATTGATGAGCTCCATGAAGTTCGGCAGAGCATTTCTAAACTGGGCGTCGataactgaacacacacacacactctctctctctcacacacacacactcacacactctctctctctctctcacactcactctctctctctctctctctctctctctctctctctctctcactcttatacacacacacacacacacacacacacacacacggactgaAGGGTGTATTTAGCCGCTGCAGATCTCAGGGCCCTTTGGAATCGCTGATATGCACAAACACACGTGAACTGCAGAATCACTAAGTGCCTGAAGGTggcgctctctctgtctctccgcCTTCCCTCATAAACTCTTCTGACAATCGTCCTGTTTAACACGAGGCCTCGAGACGCTCCTCATGCAATACACGCCTCAGGCAGCAGGACGCACCTCTCTTCTTTCGCTTCTTCtgttggtttgtttgtgtttttgagatGGAGTCGCATTCAAATGATTCTTATTCTGATCGATGAAAATATGAGCCAAATATCTGCTGTGCTGAAGGCAGTATGTTCGGTGCAGATGTGTGTCGTGCTCAGCAGTGTTTGTGATGTGCTCctccacttgtgtgtgtgtgtgtggcattcaGGTGATGGGATAATTTACACATGCTTTTTTTAGAATAATCTCAGCCTTTTCTGAGTCTGATCGGAGCGCTTGAGCTTCCGAACTCTCTGCTCAGTTCCTTGCAGTTGTTCTTTCTCTTGATGCTGTTTGAATGTTGTGGCTGGTGTATTATAGAGCACTGAGTGTCTTTGGCAccctctaaaacacacacaccttaCTGGAAACTTGAGCCTTTTCCCctctttatgaaaaaaaaaactaaaaaaaacttttgttgatcaaaattgtgaaataaataattgtgGAAATCTAGTTTCTGAAAGAGATCTCTGTGTTTCTGTAGTTATTTGTGATGTTTGAGGCTCTTCAAGCAGTGGGCGTCTTTTTCTCACCCTCTGATTGGTGAGAGGATGTGTTGCCTTGGCAACCTGCATCCCACACATAGCTGCTATTGATTGTGAGTTTACTGTGCTACAGATGTGAATACGTTTGTTCATATAGTTGTTTTATGGTTGTCAATTTCTGTGGTTTCACAGTAATGAAGCCTGTTTCCATAGAAACTCAGGATGTGTCTCGCACCTTCATctggtccacacacacacacacacacacacacacactggttggTTTATTTGATGTGTGGTGATATCCCACAGGCGTAatggttttatactgtacaaactgtatgtgCCATTGCCctgttgaatttatttaatacacttaaaaaacttttcctcgacattctattttattgagatgcacctgtatattctAAGTTGAACTGTTAATTGAATCCAGGAATAACccttggacgttttttgtattttctagttcggggaacagacaggTCTctcagggaggggaccagagcatattacagtgtttgACATCGTGCtcgcaagttcacacacctcttgaatgttatttttagtgaactccgactggcgaagtcgaacatcattggTGCATCATCAGTGTTTTCAGTTATTACATGTTAATAATTTACACCTGGTTTTTATAATCATTCAGTTTATATCACCTGTGCATTCTGTTAACTTTGCAAATTGTTATGTTTCGTCAGGATGCAAAGAAATCTAGAGCAGCGTATCATACAatagctaacaccatgtttcctgatgatatctcccaagggcaacatgtaaagcgtgaaaagcaatggtcctagtactgagccttgaggtactccatactgcacttgtgaatGAAATGACACCGGATACCcttgtttttaaatatacaatataacaaTTGAAATTTGAATGAATTGCATATGTTGGTGTGTATTTCCACAGTCAGGTTTTGTTTAGCACATTTTGAGAATCACTGGTCCAGGCTTTGATACTATCAAGAGTTCCAAGAAAAGAAAAGCTTTCTTCAAAGGCATAGACTTTCTCTCAAACacatacagacagaaagacagatacagATGCTACAATCTTGATCAGGCACTTTAATGAAAGTGTTAACAGATCAAATCAGAGTCACAGATGTTATTCACACATTTCTAATGTTTAGTGTAATTGGCTATATTTTCAtggaaaattatttatatatttctacgACAAGACATATCAGTGCAAAAACCCAAAGTTAGGCAAAGTTAGCTATGACAATCTGAAATGGCAACTGAAACGACATTTTCCAGCAGCAGTGTTTGTGAATCTTAGATGGTCACGTTTAATTCTCCCAGTCTCCAGACGGTGTGTCTGATGGTCCTTCATCATCAGAGTCGTTAGACACCTTCTTCATCCTCATCATGGCAGCTTTGATGCTGCGCTCGAGCTCCGAGTCTGTGCTGTGCAAGGGGCCACTGGAGGGCGGGACTTTCTTCAGGGCCACGCCCTGACGGATGGCTGACATCAGGCTGTTCCTGACATCACCGCTCTCTGCGCTGACCGTGACCTTCCGCAGCTGTTTCTGTCCACGCTGCAGCGACGCCAACAGCTCGTCCATCGATCCTGCATCACAAACATGTCATGCTCTCAAACGGGTGTAACCTCACTACTGTCTCTCAAACTAAACAAACAGAAGTTTACACAGCTCTTAATATTTGTCCTACTATGAATCCTCTCTATTTAATGACTGGCTCAGCTTTGAGGATTTAACTTTAAGAAGATTTTACAAAAACTTGAACTCTTAAGTACAAGAAACTAtactagaatatatatttttttgagaataCATAAACTATTCATAACTCTTTCCTTAAGATGAAACACAGAGAAAACAGCATTCGAGAACTTTATTTGAGATTTTGCAGTTCCTTGCCCCTGGAATTGCAGTTctgtgaataataaaataattcaaatcaaCTCAATTAtttctgtcaggaccactatcATCAAAGATGACTGATAATTAGCATACAGTTAGGATTGGTGGTGTGCTTCTGTTCTGGACAAGAGCCTAGCATAAGAGCAGCGGTGACCCCAGGGTAAACCCAACATAAATGTATGGGGGATATCAGTTATATTCAATTTCAGTATAATTACTGTATAAAGTATTGTAACTTTTTTTCCACACACAGAATCTGGTTTAGACCAGACCAGGGGTAGGTAAGTTCGGTTCTAGAGAGGCAGAGTTCAGCTTTAACCCTAACCAAACGCACCTGGACAAGCTCATCACggtcttcaggatcactaaaCTACAgagagctgaactctgcaggactgtggccctctAGGACCGACCCTACCGAATCTACCCCTGCACCAGACCTGATCATAGGGTGCGTCTCAATCAGCTCCCTTGTTCACTAGTCAGGGCACTGATCAGGGAGTCAGGACTGTGTCAATCACAAAATCCTCCCAGTGCACTTGAATGTTTGCTCCCtgaaaaatcccacaatgcaacacAAAAACTAGGGAGCATCAGCGCTCACAATTTAATTGGTCCTGCCTGTTGTTTACTACAGTTTTTCTCGATTGCTAACAAACTATAACTGATTTATTTGGCTTAATTTCCAAACCCTTAAAATCTTTAACACATTTCACCTGTTTGAAGGCACGCTCTAATTTGCTCAGTGTTTTCTGCAAAATTCTACACAAAAACACCATTTTGCACAGGTTTAACCAtgttctcacaaacacaacacaaacaaaaacacaatatcaTTAACTGGAGCATCCAAGAATGAACTCAAACAGCGCACATTTCTCCATGTGTGaacattaagcagcaaaactgatGACACACAGAATCTCTTCAGATGTACACAGGAGCACAAGTGATCATGAGCTGTGGAAAATGAATCCTGGTAGTGAGAGACAAAGAGGAATTGGAGGAAGAATAAAAACGAAGGGGATGAGGTCAAATTTAATTAGTTCCTGATGAAATACAAAGCACTATAGTTGAGCATGTTCTTCTGCATTTACTGACCATGAGGGAACACGCATACTATATcattacagtacacacacactgcTATAACAATCAAGGAGAATACCAATACTGTCATTCAAATTGGCACAGAATgctgaatgaatggatgaatttaaaggtatttattcattcattcatcattcatcCATTTGTGTAAAGTAACTGGCAGTATATTACAATCTGTGTTCACGTAACAATGGGTGACTAGCAAAAGGATCCCTGTTTCCCAAAAGGAGGTTTGTAACAGTGTCTGATCTGATCTCACTAGTGTTCTCTGAAGTAGTTTGTGTATTTGACAGGTTTGTGTGTCATCTGAGGCCAAAAGAAAACATGTTTGCAGAAGTTGGTGTGTAGTTTTGTGTAGTTTTATagttgtgaaaaatattttaattgttttaagaaTAGTGTTTATCCATCAAGGAGAAGTCTATTCCAGTGATGATGTTCTACTATGTTGTGTGTTGACGCTGTACTTCATCATGTCACTGGATTAGACTGGTCCCTGTCCCGGGATCTCACCAGAGACTGAACACATGCACACGATCTTCTGATGCCCCAGCTCAGGACCTGACTGAGACACACACTAACTGAGCGTTCACACCAGATGAACAGCTACGTCCTAATCACCTCACTACTAGAgcaagctcctgattggttaatgcgGCTCAAATTAACTCACGCGTTACGAGGTGTCAGAACGCCCGAAACGCTAAATTGGCGCCACGTCATTCCCATCTTTGCACTGACTTGTCATGTAGatcacctgcacctcattcacgTCTGGTGTGAACGCATCAGAGTTTCTGAGACTCACCTGAGTTCTGCTCTAGAGTGTTTCGGACGGGCAGCTTCGCACTGATgggtggagcaggagcaggaggtggaggaggtggaggaggaggaggaagaagaggaggagggttAGGAGGAGCAGGAGGCGTCTGGTCTGGCTGAACTGATGCCGATCCCGATCCAGGCGGCAGCAGAATCTGCACCGGTATGTCTCGCTGTGTTTGACTCCGCCTCTTTCTGTGGGGGGTGGAGCTCTGCGGCCCCAGGCTGATGATTGACAGGGGCTGGGAGGAGTCGTCTCTGCTGGAGTCATGTGACACTGGCTTCACAGCCGTCTGTAAAGCGTACTGACCCTGATGCCTCTAAACTCAGAGAGACAGGAAAAAGCCATGAtggaaacaacacacacacacacacacacacacaacaacacacacacacactctcgcacacacgcACTCATTCATACAATCAAACGCAGTCACTCTTA is a genomic window containing:
- the LOC127977290 gene encoding homer protein homolog 2 isoform X1; this encodes MGEQPIFTTRAHVFQIDPSTKKNWVPASKQAVTVSYFYDSTRNSYRIISVDGSKVIINSTITPNMNFTKTSQKFGQWADSRANTVFGLGFASEQQLSKFAEKFQEVKEAAKLAREKSQEKMETSSDQSQESGHETQSGNQESSFNGTDDEKISHVPDDTALKSENDRLKSVAEQSKKLEMELQALKDSNAHLTDTLNEANSKAESWKSKVTQSQDENNQLRHKISELEDQCKEVNLERERNAQLSLRIQELEADLQEKEQELEDLRKQAETIPQLVTKCESVTAKLQAAETANRGLSEKMTLLQSEIDDSQQNQKNMKSELKRFMDVLDGKIDELHEVRQSISKLGVDN
- the LOC127977290 gene encoding homer protein homolog 2 isoform X2; translation: MEQPIFTTRAHVFQIDPSTKKNWVPASKQAVTVSYFYDSTRNSYRIISVDGSKVIINSTITPNMNFTKTSQKFGQWADSRANTVFGLGFASEQQLSKFAEKFQEVKEAAKLAREKSQEKMETSSDQSQESGHETQSGNQESSFNGTDDEKISHVPDDTALKSENDRLKSVAEQSKKLEMELQALKDSNAHLTDTLNEANSKAESWKSKVTQSQDENNQLRHKISELEDQCKEVNLERERNAQLSLRIQELEADLQEKEQELEDLRKQAETIPQLVTKCESVTAKLQAAETANRGLSEKMTLLQSEIDDSQQNQKNMKSELKRFMDVLDGKIDELHEVRQSISKLGVDN